The following proteins come from a genomic window of Sardina pilchardus chromosome 13, fSarPil1.1, whole genome shotgun sequence:
- the rab30 gene encoding ras-related protein Rab-30 gives MSMSTEDYDYLFKIVLIGNAGVGKTCLVRRFTQGLFPPGQGATIGVDFMIKTLEIKGEKVKLQIWDTAGQERFRSITQSYYRSANALILTYDITCEDSFRCLPEWLREIEQYANNQVVTILVGNKIDLAEKREVARQRAEEFAEAQSMLYLETSAKESDNVEKLFLDLACELIREAKQNTLANSENSPMPGEGKSISYLSCCSLN, from the exons ATG AGTATGAGTACAGAAGATTATGACTACTTGTTCAAAATTGTGCTGATTGGAAATGCAGGAGTTGGGAAGACTTGCCTTGTCCGGCGGTTCACACAG GGCCTTTTCCCTCCTGGGCAAGGGGCCACCATCGGGGTGGACTTTATGATCAAAACTCTGGAAATAAAAGGGGAAAAGGTCAAG CTTCAGATCTGGGACACGGCAGGGCAGGAGAGGTTCCGGTCCATTACGCAAAGCTACTACCGCAGTGCCAACGCTCTCATCCTCACCTACGACATCACCTGTGAGGATTCATTCCGCTGCCTTCCGGAATGGCTGAGGGAGATCGAACAATATGCGAACAACCAAGTTGTCACCATCCTAGTcg GGAACAAGATCGACCTGGCGGAGAAGCGGGAGGTCGCAAGGCAGAGAGCGGAGGAGTTCGCCGAGGCCCAGAGCATGCTTTACCTGGAGACGTCCGCCAAGGAGTCGGATAACGTTGAGAAGCTCTTCCTGGACTTGGCTTGCGAGCTCATTCGCGAGGCCAAGCAGAACACACTGGCCAACAGCGAGAACTCGCCAATGCCTGGCGAAGGGAAAAGCATCAGCTATCTAAGCTGCTGCAGCCTcaactga